The proteins below come from a single Treponema phagedenis genomic window:
- a CDS encoding glycoside hydrolase domain-containing protein: MNERIYLLPREGEWYKANMHCHSVFSDGHFAPAELKELYMRKGYSIVAFTDHCIYKNHAELTDSNFLALVGLEVETSEPDTTGGGFDRVKTYHFNIIDTDPEYKKDEKQDVIQPNDWYYGIDEINDYIEKIAKLGFLTAYNHPYWSLQNYDDYKDLKNLWAMEIFNFGCEKEGGYGYAPQSYDEMLRLPDNKKLFCVAGDDNHNAAPVGSPECDSFGGFTMIRAESLTYSAVANALKLGHFYASMGPQIKELYIENGMVHIHTSAVKKISLITEGRRVYVKNAPEDEYITEAVFSLDGKEGYIRVDCIDERGLHANSNAYRIPTIRICQVSSLEKIFKETPLLKKQRNAARVLRGERFSYQVALKLENDADTTETEIRIESAGIPCRVFRVGMIPARLTARKERCDANYITTDEGLFPDVLYPIKIENNLLQEQFILSSEYNECVWIEADIPENIQSGVYTITLTAKAKNRNLQSQAVFTLHVADEVLEKDDFKFTQWFHLDCLADYYGDAVFSEQHWNRIAQFMEMAASHGVSMILTPVFTPPLDVDDSSERKNVQLVDIEENNGVYSFSFERFHRYAALAKKCGIRYLEISHLFTQWGAKHPPQIFGSKNGTQTLLFGKQTDLKDNSYAEFLSVFLPALILEIEKAGFKNRAFFHISDEPSLADKVNYTYAKSMVKKHLGDYPIIDALSHYEFMEDGAAEIPVAAIDSIAPFIAKNVKPLWAYYCSAQAVHVSNRFFAMPSWRNRILGMLLYKFDIDGFLHWGYNFYYTQYSRKLIDPFTVTDAGGAFPAGDSFSVYPGKDEPLPSIRLKVFYEALQDRVFLKQMEKKFGKAGVIERLEKYSGVCADFMQYPTGDKFLLSLRDLFLS, translated from the coding sequence ATGAACGAACGTATCTATTTACTACCCCGTGAGGGCGAATGGTATAAAGCAAATATGCACTGCCACTCAGTATTTTCCGATGGACATTTTGCTCCGGCAGAGCTCAAAGAGCTGTACATGCGCAAGGGTTATTCAATCGTTGCGTTTACCGATCACTGCATTTACAAAAATCACGCGGAACTGACGGACTCAAATTTTCTTGCACTTGTCGGACTCGAAGTTGAAACAAGTGAGCCCGACACAACGGGTGGCGGGTTTGACCGCGTTAAAACATATCACTTTAATATAATCGACACGGATCCTGAATATAAAAAAGATGAGAAACAGGATGTAATTCAGCCGAATGATTGGTATTACGGAATTGATGAAATAAACGACTATATTGAAAAAATCGCCAAACTCGGATTTTTAACGGCGTACAATCATCCGTATTGGTCTTTGCAAAACTATGACGATTACAAGGATCTTAAAAATCTTTGGGCTATGGAGATTTTTAATTTCGGTTGCGAAAAAGAAGGCGGGTACGGATATGCGCCGCAAAGCTATGACGAAATGCTCCGCTTGCCCGATAACAAAAAACTGTTCTGTGTTGCGGGAGATGATAACCATAATGCCGCACCGGTAGGGAGTCCCGAATGCGATTCTTTCGGCGGCTTTACTATGATAAGAGCTGAAAGCCTTACGTATTCTGCTGTTGCAAATGCGTTAAAGCTCGGTCATTTTTATGCATCAATGGGCCCGCAAATAAAAGAATTGTACATTGAAAACGGCATGGTGCATATTCATACTTCCGCAGTAAAAAAAATATCGCTTATAACGGAAGGCCGGCGCGTGTATGTAAAAAATGCCCCCGAAGATGAATACATAACCGAAGCGGTGTTCAGCCTCGACGGAAAAGAAGGATACATCCGCGTTGACTGTATTGACGAGCGGGGGCTGCATGCGAACAGTAATGCCTACCGCATTCCCACAATCCGAATTTGTCAGGTAAGCTCACTTGAAAAAATATTCAAAGAAACGCCGCTTTTAAAAAAGCAAAGAAACGCTGCACGAGTTTTACGCGGGGAACGTTTTTCGTATCAGGTTGCACTCAAGCTGGAAAACGATGCGGACACAACAGAAACGGAAATACGGATTGAATCAGCAGGTATCCCTTGCCGTGTGTTTAGGGTCGGTATGATCCCCGCGCGTCTTACCGCACGCAAGGAAAGATGCGACGCCAATTATATCACAACCGATGAGGGTTTGTTTCCCGATGTTTTGTATCCTATCAAAATTGAAAACAATCTTTTGCAAGAACAGTTTATTTTATCAAGTGAATATAACGAGTGCGTATGGATTGAAGCTGATATCCCCGAAAACATTCAAAGCGGCGTGTACACAATCACGCTGACCGCAAAAGCTAAAAATCGAAACTTGCAATCGCAGGCGGTGTTTACCCTGCATGTTGCCGATGAGGTTTTGGAAAAAGACGATTTTAAATTTACGCAATGGTTTCATCTTGATTGCCTTGCAGATTATTACGGCGATGCGGTTTTTTCCGAGCAACACTGGAATCGTATAGCGCAATTTATGGAGATGGCGGCTTCTCACGGAGTGTCAATGATTTTAACGCCTGTTTTTACGCCGCCGCTTGATGTAGATGATTCAAGCGAACGAAAAAATGTTCAGCTTGTTGACATTGAAGAAAACAACGGTGTGTATTCTTTTTCGTTTGAGCGATTCCATCGGTATGCGGCGCTTGCAAAAAAATGCGGCATACGCTATTTGGAAATATCGCATCTTTTTACGCAATGGGGCGCAAAGCATCCGCCGCAAATTTTCGGCAGTAAAAATGGTACGCAAACTCTTTTGTTCGGCAAGCAAACCGATTTAAAAGATAACTCCTATGCGGAATTTTTGTCGGTGTTTTTACCCGCACTCATTCTTGAAATAGAAAAAGCGGGTTTTAAAAACCGCGCATTTTTTCATATTTCGGATGAGCCTTCGCTCGCAGACAAGGTAAATTACACATATGCGAAATCAATGGTAAAAAAACATCTCGGCGATTATCCGATTATTGATGCGCTTTCTCATTATGAATTTATGGAAGACGGCGCTGCGGAAATTCCGGTTGCCGCCATCGATTCGATTGCGCCGTTTATTGCAAAAAACGTAAAACCGCTTTGGGCCTATTATTGCTCCGCTCAAGCAGTTCACGTATCAAATCGTTTTTTTGCAATGCCGTCATGGAGGAATAGAATCTTAGGCATGCTTTTGTATAAATTCGACATTGACGGTTTTTTGCATTGGGGTTACAATTTTTACTATACGCAATATTCGCGAAAACTGATTGACCCGTTTACGGTAACTGATGCGGGCGGAGCTTTTCCCGCAGGGGATTCGTTCAGTGTGTATCCGGGGAAGGATGAGCCGCTGCCGTCAATCCGCTTAAAGGTTTTTTACGAAGCATTGCAGGATAGGGTGTTTTTAAAACAAATGGAAAAAAAATTCGGTAAAGCCGGCGTGATTGAACGGCTTGAAAAATATTCCGGCGTCTGTGCGGATTTTATGCAGTATCCGACAGGCGATAAATTTCTTTTATCGTTGAGGGATTTATTTTTATCATGA
- a CDS encoding DUF6669 family protein — MKTIYTAAGEVNKGFIGQIAYTVCLDKTYTELDVHLQFDKQRIKTPSPECESEIQMLMREKYGEQIDKVEAAEIAKSMKTEIQLIVQMNDTFIGGIHRQMKDRHLYISPSYATEGAIPQTAIEGVIRIVVIFFNVLCDNTGYTVSLSAG, encoded by the coding sequence ATGAAAACAATATATACGGCTGCCGGTGAGGTAAACAAAGGATTTATCGGGCAAATTGCATACACGGTTTGCCTTGATAAAACTTATACGGAATTGGATGTGCATTTACAATTTGATAAACAACGCATAAAAACTCCGAGTCCGGAATGCGAGTCGGAAATACAAATGCTGATGCGGGAAAAATACGGTGAGCAAATTGACAAGGTTGAAGCAGCCGAAATTGCAAAAAGCATGAAAACGGAAATACAGCTTATTGTGCAAATGAATGACACTTTTATTGGCGGTATTCACCGTCAAATGAAAGACAGGCATTTATACATTTCTCCGTCGTATGCAACCGAAGGGGCAATTCCGCAAACTGCGATAGAAGGTGTTATACGGATTGTCGTTATTTTTTTTAATGTGCTCTGCGATAACACAGGGTATACGGTTTCGCTTTCGGCAGGATAG
- a CDS encoding NCS2 family permease: MEKIFKLKEHNTSVQTEVLAGITTFLAMAYILAVNPAILSEAGLDKNAVFTATALSAAIATMAMAFLANLPVALASGMGLNAFFTYSVVIGYGFSPASALTAVFLEGILFILLSLINVREAIINSIPTNLKKAVAAGIGIFITFIALQNSGIIVKNEATLVGLGSFAGNSSAVLALIGLVITCTLFILKVPGAILLGILATTIIGIPMKITAPFGGWQGWMPISIPAAPQLFHFDFSNVLSLKFFTVFFSFLFVDIFDTVGTLLGVSEQAGLTDKDGKIPKVKEALLADAIGTAIGAAMGTSTVTSYVESTSGVAAGGKTGLTAFTTAVMFILALLFSPVFLLIPAAATAPALIIVGFLMMSQAGNINYKDPTEGIPAFLTMIMMPFAYSVAEGIVYGILSYVILKVLTGKFKDVHVVTFVLFIIFAIRFFVNML, translated from the coding sequence ATGGAAAAAATCTTTAAATTGAAAGAGCATAACACCTCGGTGCAGACAGAGGTGCTTGCCGGCATTACAACCTTTTTAGCAATGGCGTATATTCTTGCGGTAAACCCGGCCATACTCAGTGAAGCGGGGCTTGATAAAAATGCGGTGTTTACCGCAACGGCATTGTCAGCCGCAATTGCAACTATGGCGATGGCGTTTTTAGCAAACCTTCCGGTAGCGCTTGCATCGGGTATGGGCTTAAACGCATTTTTTACATACAGCGTTGTAATCGGGTACGGATTTTCACCCGCTTCGGCTCTTACCGCAGTGTTTTTAGAAGGTATTCTTTTTATTTTGCTATCGTTAATAAATGTGCGGGAAGCAATAATAAATTCCATTCCGACAAATCTAAAAAAAGCGGTTGCTGCCGGTATCGGCATTTTTATCACTTTTATTGCTTTGCAAAATTCCGGAATCATTGTTAAGAATGAAGCAACCTTAGTCGGCTTAGGAAGCTTCGCGGGAAATTCTTCGGCGGTTTTAGCGCTGATAGGTTTGGTTATTACCTGTACGCTTTTTATTTTAAAAGTTCCCGGTGCAATATTGCTGGGAATTCTTGCAACAACAATTATCGGAATTCCGATGAAAATAACCGCACCGTTTGGAGGTTGGCAGGGATGGATGCCGATCAGTATTCCTGCGGCACCGCAATTATTTCATTTTGATTTTTCAAATGTGTTATCACTGAAATTTTTTACGGTGTTCTTTTCATTTTTATTTGTTGATATTTTTGATACGGTAGGAACGCTCCTTGGAGTTTCGGAGCAAGCGGGGTTGACGGATAAGGATGGTAAAATTCCTAAAGTAAAAGAAGCCTTGCTTGCCGATGCAATCGGTACAGCAATCGGAGCAGCAATGGGAACTTCAACCGTAACAAGTTATGTTGAAAGTACCTCCGGTGTTGCAGCGGGCGGAAAGACCGGTCTTACCGCTTTTACAACTGCCGTCATGTTTATTCTTGCGCTTTTATTTTCTCCGGTGTTTTTGTTAATACCGGCAGCGGCAACCGCTCCCGCATTGATTATTGTCGGGTTTTTAATGATGTCGCAGGCAGGTAATATTAATTATAAAGATCCGACCGAAGGTATCCCCGCATTTTTAACAATGATTATGATGCCCTTTGCATACAGTGTTGCCGAAGGAATTGTATACGGTATTCTGTCGTATGTA
- a CDS encoding CehA/McbA family metallohydrolase, whose product MYKRFELHNHTNESDGSLTVEELIDFMVADTVDAFALTDHNTISGHKKAQSILQTKNPPIECVYGMEYTTYYGHILCLNLYSYIPWENINPLQPEKLFTPLRQTGALIGVAHPFSYGAPIAQGCKWEMQINDYTAIDFIEIINNPEPQHINEKGIDWWEQLCLQGFRIAMTAGMDLHGRSDFAGQFAVYVDTEKSEPADKALQRAIKTQKTYITKGPVFTSEVSSDGKNIQNSITDCVKPGFNMQAVPHWTVEYTSPAEKLVKRLNPQDTKIEAEISCFTDSSVIIAKLYAGEPTFDSLVAIAPVIYR is encoded by the coding sequence ATGTACAAACGTTTTGAATTACACAATCACACAAATGAATCCGACGGTTCGCTAACGGTAGAAGAATTGATAGATTTCATGGTTGCGGATACAGTTGACGCATTTGCTTTAACCGACCATAACACAATCTCCGGACATAAAAAAGCGCAATCAATTTTGCAAACAAAAAATCCGCCGATCGAATGTGTGTACGGTATGGAGTACACAACATACTACGGTCATATTTTATGTTTGAATTTGTACTCTTATATTCCGTGGGAAAATATTAATCCGCTGCAGCCTGAAAAACTATTTACTCCTTTACGTCAAACGGGAGCGCTTATCGGTGTTGCGCATCCGTTTTCATACGGTGCGCCTATTGCGCAAGGCTGCAAATGGGAAATGCAAATCAATGATTACACCGCAATTGATTTTATCGAAATTATAAATAATCCCGAACCGCAGCACATAAATGAAAAGGGGATAGACTGGTGGGAGCAGTTATGTTTGCAAGGCTTCCGCATTGCAATGACTGCCGGTATGGATTTGCACGGGCGCTCTGATTTTGCCGGACAGTTTGCCGTGTATGTTGATACCGAGAAAAGCGAACCTGCCGATAAGGCTTTACAGCGTGCAATAAAAACGCAGAAAACGTATATAACAAAGGGACCGGTGTTTACGTCGGAAGTTTCTTCCGATGGAAAAAACATACAGAACAGTATTACCGATTGTGTAAAGCCCGGCTTCAACATGCAAGCGGTTCCGCATTGGACTGTCGAATACACAAGCCCCGCAGAAAAACTTGTAAAGCGTTTAAACCCTCAGGATACAAAAATTGAAGCGGAGATTTCTTGCTTTACCGATTCTTCCGTTATCATTGCAAAGCTCTATGCGGGAGAACCGACCTTTGACAGCCTTGTTGCAATCGCTCCGGTTATATACCGTTAG
- a CDS encoding carbohydrate ABC transporter permease, producing the protein MKAQLPNTKKRYKIRKKLRRAEDALLQIFIVAIVLFLCASIILPCLNIIALAFNDGADAARGGVYFFPRVFTLDNFKEVFKDGQIIRAYGITIARTVIGTVLSIWLITMTAFVLKIRTLPGRTFFTMAIALTMLFSGGLIPTYIQYKNLGLLNSFWVYIIPGVISAYYLFMVRTFFETIPYSLEESAMIDGCNYVGIYTRIILPLSKPVIAVIGLYTAVGHWNDWFAGAFYMNSSRLWPVQTVLQQMLRKAMAASKEGATISQLIAAQARAATSDSLKMAAVVITMLPILCVYPFIQKYFAKGVMIGSVKG; encoded by the coding sequence ATGAAAGCGCAATTACCTAATACAAAAAAGAGATACAAGATCAGAAAAAAGCTACGGCGCGCAGAGGATGCATTATTGCAAATATTTATTGTAGCAATTGTTTTATTCTTATGCGCTTCAATTATTTTGCCTTGCCTGAATATTATTGCGCTTGCCTTTAATGACGGTGCCGATGCTGCAAGGGGCGGTGTTTATTTTTTTCCGCGTGTGTTCACGTTGGATAATTTTAAAGAAGTGTTCAAAGACGGTCAGATAATAAGAGCATACGGAATTACTATTGCACGAACGGTAATCGGCACCGTGTTGAGTATCTGGCTTATTACTATGACCGCTTTTGTCCTTAAAATAAGAACATTGCCGGGAAGAACGTTTTTTACAATGGCTATTGCCCTCACAATGCTTTTTTCCGGCGGCTTAATTCCAACCTATATTCAATATAAAAACCTTGGGCTTTTAAACAGCTTTTGGGTGTATATTATTCCCGGCGTTATCAGTGCATACTATTTATTTATGGTGCGAACCTTTTTTGAAACCATTCCTTATAGCTTGGAAGAGTCTGCAATGATAGACGGCTGCAATTACGTAGGTATTTATACAAGAATTATCTTGCCATTGAGTAAACCGGTTATTGCCGTCATCGGATTATATACCGCGGTCGGGCATTGGAATGATTGGTTTGCTGGTGCATTTTATATGAACAGCAGCAGATTATGGCCGGTGCAAACAGTGCTACAACAAATGCTCAGAAAAGCAATGGCGGCAAGCAAAGAAGGAGCGACAATCTCGCAGCTTATTGCGGCGCAAGCCCGAGCGGCAACCTCGGACTCGTTAAAAATGGCGGCGGTTGTTATCACCATGCTTCCGATACTCTGTGTTTACCCGTTTATACAAAAGTATTTTGCAAAAGGCGTGATGATAGGGAGTGTGAAAGGCTAA